The Setaria viridis chromosome 9, Setaria_viridis_v4.0, whole genome shotgun sequence sequence AGAAGATAGCCCATGCCATGGGCttgctgatgaggacaccacctGTCAGAATGCTCACCATGCACCTCGCACCCTGAAGCAGGCTATAACACGCTGCCATCCCATTTGCTATCACCAAAAATCTGCAATCAGCAAACGAGCTTTAGCAACAATTCTGCCTCTTTGCTTAAACATATGCTCTGGATGAAATCATTAGCAATTCGTATCTTTGGTTCTGAGGACGCGGGTCAAAAAATTGGAGTAACGCATCttgaggattttttttccttcaatgGGTCTCTATTGAAAAACCACCTACTTTGTGGGCATGGTTAGCTCTCGATGTCAGTACTTTGAATGTTACACGATCCCATGCTGCTGCATCATGAAGATGGTCCTCCTTGCAGTTGTGTGCACACCACCGAGGACCGACTATGACTATTAAGTGAAAACATACACTACATTTTATAAATACCCATCATCGTTGACTACCCAGCATACTAGTAAATCACAATGATCATGGCCACTGTTTCTCCATGCCATGTTTAAAACTTTAGGAATTGAAGAGATAAGAATTACCTAATAAAAAAACTACTACtgtttaattaaaaaataatactACCATATCTTATCGGATATAAAATTGTTTGTTTTTCGAGAACCTATAAAAAGTTTCACCCATGTGGTTGGAGCCACTCCACGATATTGAAATCAAATACGTCAAATAAGAAGTGAATGGAGAGAAAAATATAGCGGACTACAGAGAGCACTCCACTGCAGGTACGTGAAACAAAACTGAAATTCCAGATGTGCCGGAACCGTGCTGGTAGGCGAGAAGTAGGTCGCATTCATGCGCGGCCATGAATGATCTAGTAATAACCATTAACACTACATCGGGTAGCCTGGCCACCACGTGGTAGTTGCCACTCGTTACTACCCCTCGCAGTGAAAACTCCACATCCAGAACAGAGTCACACACCGCCACACTCCCACCAGACCAGAGTAACCGGAAGGGAGAAGAACACAACTGCGATGTCAAAAAGGACAGGCAGCGCCATGAAAGCAGCTGCTATTCTGGGTACAACACCGCGGCCTCCTTCCAATCTTCCATGCGACCCCCGGCCGAGCCTGCCCGTGCACGGTCAAGGCTTTGGCTTCTTCCCCCGTGCAGCCACCGAGCCACGCCGGCACTGGCAAACGCAGCATGGGTCCTCTGGCCAAGCCCAAGCGGCAGGGAAATAAACCTATGAAAGGGGCTAAGCGGCTGcttcctctgcgccgccgtACGTGTGGTTGCCCGTTGGCCTCGCCATTAATCTCCCACCAGTGCGCAACCAAATCTGATACTATTCCGTTTGGTGGCACGATCTGTTGCGCGTTTAGGAATTGACGTGCTCGACATGGCCAGCCAGCCAGGAAACCAGATTAAGGAACCTTCCTTCACTTGCTTAGTGTTAGTGGCCATCAGTCATCTGACGTGTTGGAAGCGAGATACTAAAAAACTCCTAGCCTACTACTGCTAGTAGATGGACTATAAGATCACTCTGTTTTTACTGACAAGTTGCTAGGCAAAGGTAAGCACTCGTCCATctctcatgagtcatgaccgTGAAATAACGTGCTCGCAAATATCAGCGACTAGTGGGAGCAAATAGTTTGGCCGGACAACGACGCTGGAAAAGGACTATCACTGTACATGTGAGCATGCTAACTTAATTGTGGAGAACTTTGctcaaaaataaagaaagccaATCACTAAAATTCGCTTGCTGCTGTTCCATGCATCATGGTCATGACCACATGGGGAGGCCATAACGAATGGTAGATGGAATACTGCACAGGGAAGAGGCGCGGAATCGAAGGTCGAGTGAGGTGGTTCACGGGGAGGTGCTTACACGAGGGACTGCATGTCGGAGTACCGGGCCTCCTTCtccatggagaagaagatgcgGGTCTGGCGGTCGGCGCCCagcagcgccgcggcgagcaCCGCGAGCCCGCACGTCGCGCACCGCAGGAACAGCTCCGCGgcgcgcacccgccgctccagcgccgccggcaCGCGCCCCGCGGGCCCGTAGTAGCACACCGGAACGTTGCCGGGGCTGACGCCATTgtcggccgccgctcctccttgTCCTTGGCTCATGGCTGATCTGTGATCTCCCCTACAACTGCGAGGGAGCGCGCGGAAGAGGGAGCGGGACGGAGAGGAGCGGGGCGGAGGGAGTGAACCGAGCCGCGATGTACGCTGCGGGGGGACGCGGCGTTTAAAAGCACAGAACGGAGGCAGAGGACCGTAAATGTGCAGGGTTTTCGCTAGATGCACTCCACCAACCCGGCATGCTTGGGTAGCCGTCCGGTTGAGAAATTAATGGGTGAGTGAGATGAAACATTGACGACGTGTTTTTCATGCTTTGACTTGATTTTTTAGGAGATCCACGGACTGCCACATGATTTTCAACACGCTGTTAACCGCGAGATTGGTATGTGACTgtagcctaattaatccataattagtgaatggttactgtagcaccatattgtcaaatcatgaactaattaggcttaatagattcgtctcgcgatttagcctaggggttgtgtaattagttttgtaattagtctaggtttaatactcctaattagtgtccaaacattcgatgtgacgggggctaaaatttagccccctcctcccaaacacctacAATAAGTTAAATAGTGGTGTGCCAATGGGGTGTTATGGTACTGCAGTAAGTTAAATACCTACAATTATTTAATTGCGATGAATATTAGCCTGAATTTTTTTATGTTGTACAATCTGTTAAGGTATGGGTGGATTATGGAATGTTTACTACCTAGATGCATTCTTAAGTTTGTAGATTGTGTTAGCTTTTATATTTCATACTTGCAAGTTAAATTACACCTTAATAACAAGATGAAtgcaaacaaagaaaacaaattcAAATGGAGTAAAGGATTTGGCTTTGGTGGAAGATGGGTGCCTCTTTTCTTCTTGAAATTTAATGCAAAAGCACCAAGTTAACAGTAGAATATTCACATTATTTATTTCTATTAAGATAAAATGGTTATTTATATGGATTATTTTTCATGAGATATGCTGTAACGTCTGATCAATCAGTTGATGGAGAAAGCTTAGATAAAAAAGGTGAGAAATGTTTGACATGAACATTACTAGATAAAATTTTGATGGTAAAATGCATTATATGTTACATCAATAATATTTCATAAATTTATAGGCGTCTATTGAATCCTACCTGTGATGGCATTTAGATATAAGTTAGGAAACATCACAGATGTTTTACTCATCCATCTATTGTCGTTGTGTTCTCACTCTATTACATATCCAGCCACCTCACCATGCATCCATATACATGGGATCAAGTGTTGTCTAGATCCACATGTACCAGGGTACCCTCAGGAAAGGAGCTAAGGCAACCAGGCACCAAAACGCTAAAGGTCCAACAACTAGAAGTATGCTGAGGTGGCCCAGGAGACACCGCTGCCCACCTCCCGACCTCCCCTGATCATGGGCTGAGGGACATAACCCACCTGTCCAGCCAGATTGGGGGCAGGGGCGCAAGGGGCCCATAGCGCCCCGCCCACTCATCTCCGGTGTGGACGGCAGCGGACGCTCCCATCCCGTTCACTGCCACGGTGTTGGCGGACGGGACGGGGCATGCCGCGATAATAGACCAGGCTGTGCGTAAGCAGCCCGCGCCGCACAGGAGCCGTCGTACAGGGCGTGCCAAGCCCACGACCAGCCAAGAGGATAGGACAAGGAGATCCCTTGGCGCAAGACTACCCCGACCACGCCACGACTCACCACGCCACGACCCCCGATCTTCGAGGTTGGGGATCCCCTCCATTTCTCAATATTGTTGCCCGATCCCTGGCCTATATAAGGGGAACCATTTCTCAACATTGTTGCCCGATCCCTGGCCTGTATAAGGGAATCGGGCCTCCTCTCTCTATCACGCATTCAATGCATACACCCGCATATCGCACGAatgcttgcttgcaagcaccccatTGTAAGTCCAatgcacttgatccaaggaacatgactcctgccgaaactgaacgaaccagtataactccttgtctcttgtgtgtTAGCCATCGGAAGTACGAAGAGCGTGGCGTACAATCACTAGTCGGCGGTCCGAAACACTGACACCAGGCATCCAGCAAATAGTCATTCTTGTGCACTCTTttcatcctaaattataggttgttttggtttttctagattcataggtgtttgtatgcatctaaacacactatatttagatgcatacaaacacttataaacctagaaaagccaaaacgatctataatttgaaacgaagggagtagcAAATTATAAAAGGAGAATCTAATAATCTAATGTAGAACATGTAATCATCGCCAAATTTCCTTGGTTTCGGCGGGGAGTTTTTCATTCTCCTAGGTTTTCCTTAGGTAGTCTTTCTCTATGTTTAGTTATTAGTGTATTATTTTCATATCCTCTTGCTCATCAATTCGCGTAAAACCACTAGGCTTATTCTAGTTTGTACATTCTGAACGTATCTAAACTCTAAAAATCCCTATTCTTCACAAGAGTGGACAAGAACGTAGTGTACCTAATACTGGTAAACAGAGATGATGGGTCCTTCGGCCCTAG is a genomic window containing:
- the LOC117840704 gene encoding CASP-like protein 2U2; the protein is MSQGQGGAAADNGVSPGNVPVCYYGPAGRVPAALERRVRAAELFLRCATCGLAVLAAALLGADRQTRIFFSMEKEARYSDMQSLVFLVIANGMAACYSLLQGARCMVSILTGGVLISKPMAWAIFSCDQVMAYFTISAVAVAMEAAMIGKYGNTQFQWMKTCHLYKRFCAQAGGAVACAVAASLNMVGISLVSAFNLFRLYGSGKGRK